Genomic segment of Dehalogenimonas alkenigignens:
TCCAGTTCCGGGCTCAGCGGGAAGCCGGCGGCGATTACCGTCTGGGCGACGGACAGGGTATTGATCGAACCAACAGGCGCCGCCGGGAAATCGGTCCGGGTCGTCGTCATTTTCAGCAAAGCCAGATTGGCGGCGGTGTTTGAGGCAACGATCGTTGCCTGGAACTGCTCCCCGGTGCTCAGGGTGACGGTGATCGAACCGGCGCCGCTGACGGCGTGCAGGACGGTCAGGACGTAGCCGCTGGACCTGACGATCACCCCGGAACCGTAGCCCCTGAGGCCGGGGCCGGTGGCATTGAGCTTGACCACCGAAGGCTTGATGGCCTGCATCACGGTGTTGAATTCAGCCTGAGCCGCTCCGGAACCCTGCGCCAACTGATTGACGGCCGCCCGAAGCGACAGCAGCGACGCCGCGCTTTGAGCCTGCGCCGCGGTCAGGGCGTCAATCTGGGTTTTGACCGCATCGTTGGCGGTCACCAGCGAAGCGATTTGCGACTGGTCGGCCTGAAGCTGGCTGCCGGCATCGGCCCGCAACAGGGCGATGCCCCCGTTAGCCAGGATTACGACGGCGATGATGGCGGCGGCGACGGCGTTTTTCATATCTTACTGCCCGCTAACCCACGGCGCTCTGGATCAGCGCTTTGACCGCGTCGATGGGGATGGAGGCGTTAATTCCGGTGGCGAATCCGTAGGCCGGAATGCCGATGAGCTCCCCGTTCAAATTGAACAGGCCGCCGCCGGAGTTGCCCGGATTTATATCGGCGTCCATTTGAATGTAATCAAGCCTGACATTGGGATTATCGGTATTGGCGGAAGGCAGGTTGCGAATGGCTGAAACGATGCCGGCGGTGAA
This window contains:
- a CDS encoding S1C family serine protease, producing the protein MKNAVAAAIIAVVILANGGIALLRADAGSQLQADQSQIASLVTANDAVKTQIDALTAAQAQSAASLLSLRAAVNQLAQGSGAAQAEFNTVMQAIKPSVVKLNATGPGLRGYGSGVIVRSSGYVLTVLHAVSGAGSITVTLSTGEQFQATIVASNTAANLALLKMTTTRTDFPAAPVGSINTLSVAQTVIAAGFPLSPELDGPATFTVGIVSALRTAADYYFVQSDADIGPGSGGGGLFTLDGRLVAVASLAQADGIYLYIPVDAAASLLAGIG